A stretch of the Cyprinus carpio isolate SPL01 chromosome B4, ASM1834038v1, whole genome shotgun sequence genome encodes the following:
- the LOC122136969 gene encoding leiomodin-2-like, which yields MSTFGYRRELSKYEDLDEDELLASLTAEELQELEKELADIDPDDNLPIGLRQRDQTAKTPTGTFSREALMKYWENETRKLLEEERIGSTSPRQKDEDSREEEECMTKSDTEESGDEKDEAEEREKDTQIYSEVEDQEEESEAEEPVTEEEDVEEEEEEEEEEEEEEEEEEENEEENSPKMVQTLDCTNHPQQCWSSDAQSNQGQAEPVRRYSPPISGPKAQAQEPSRMSGNPTVVDDVLEKIINNDSDTTEVNLNNIENISQDTLIRFAEALRLNTHVRFFSLANTHADDQVAFAIAKMLRENSNITNLNIESNFITGKGILALVQALTRNSTLTEMRFHNQRHICGGQVEMEIVKLLRENTTLIKLGYQFDLAGPRISMTTILTRNQDLQRQKRMQELRQQQGGAATPTNPRTVALQKSMTASSPYGSPRSSPWSSPKLPHIDMAKKNAPPAPPPPPPPPPPPPPPPLPPKVCVQEKKAPTRMIAEVIKLQEGTSKKKQHSSTKSKPKKGKKGAAKETETDSILKELKNALRPINDRENSRPSTPLRCAHDELMAAIRGSSIKKLKRVEVPKYLR from the exons ATGAGTACATTCGGCTACCGGCGGGAACTGAGTAAGTACGAGGATTTGGATGAAGATGAGCTGTTGGCCTCGCTGACTGCCGAGGAGCTCCAGGAGCTGGAGAAGGAGTTGGCTGATATCGACCCAGATGACAATCTTCCCATTGGACTGCGACAGAGAGATCAGACAGCTAAGACTCCCACTGGAACGTTCAGCAGGGAAGCTTTGATGAAATACTGGGAAAACGAAACTCGAAAACTGTTGGAGGAGGAGAGGATCGGATCCACAAGTCCTAGACAG AAAGATGAAGACAGCAGGGAAGAGGAGGAATGCATGACTAAGAGTGACACTGAAGAATCTGGGGATGAAAAAGACGAGGCTGAAGAACGTGAGAAAGACACACAAATATATAGTGAAGTTGAAGATCAAGAAGAGGAAAGTGAAGCAGAGGAGCCAGTAACAGAAGAGGAGGATgtggaagaagaagaggaggaggaagaagaggaggaggaggaggaggaggaggaggaagaaaacGAAGAAGAGAACAGTCCTAAAATGGTACAGACGCTGGATTGCACTAATCACCCTCAACAGTGTTGGTCTTCCGATGCTCAGTCCAATCAGGGACAGGCAGAGCCTGTAAGGCGATACTCTCCACCTATAAGTGGACCAAAAGCCCAAGCTCAGGAGCCCAGTCGCATGTCAGGAAACCCTACCGTGGTGGACGATGTTCTGGAAAAGATCATCAACAATGACTCAGATACCACCGAGGTCAACCTCAACAACATTGAAAACATCTCCCAAGACACTCTTATCCGATTTGCCGAAGCCTTACGCTTAAACACACACGTACGTTTCTTTAGCCttgcaaacacacatgcagatgACCAGGTGGCTTTTGCCATTGCCAAGATGCTGAGAGAAAACAGCAACATCACAAATCTTAACATTGAGTCCAACTTTATTACAGGGAAGGGTATCCTGGCACTTGTGCAAGCCCTCACACGAAACAGTACCCTTACGGAAATGCGATTTCATAATCAGAGGCACATTTGTGGAGGTCAGGTGGAAATGGAGATTGTAAAGTTACTGAGGGAGAATACAACGCTGATAAAGTTGGGTTACCAGTTTGACCTTGCAGGCCCTCGTATAAGCATGACGACCATTCTTACCCGCAATCAAGACCTTCAGAGACAGAAGAGAATGCAGGAGCTGCGCCAACAGCAAGGAGGTGCAGCGACGCCAACAAACCCAAGAACAGTCGCCCTTCAGAAGAGCATGACCGCCTCTTCTCCTTACGGCTCCCCTCGGAGTTCACCATGGTCATCTCCAAAGTTACCACACATTGACATGGCAAAGAAGAACGCTCCCCCTGCTCCTCCACCTCCcccaccaccacctcctcctcctccaccaccacctcTACCACCCAAGGTCTGTGTCCAAGAGAAGAAGGCTCCCACCAGAATGATCGCAGAAGTCATCAAACTGCAAGAGGGGACTTCCAAGAAAAAGCAGCATAGTTCAACCAAATCTAAACCCAAAAAGGGCAAAAAAGGGGCTGCAAAGGAAACAGAGACTGACAGCATATTAAAGGAACTGAAGAACGCTTTGAGACCCATCAATGACAGAGAGAACTCCAGACCATCCACACCTCTACGCTGCGCTCATGATGAACTCATGGCTGCCATCAGAGGCAGTAGCATCAAAAAACTCAAAAGG GTGGAGGTTCCCAAGTATCTTCGGTAA